From one Lycium barbarum isolate Lr01 chromosome 6, ASM1917538v2, whole genome shotgun sequence genomic stretch:
- the LOC132599911 gene encoding E3 ubiquitin-protein ligase PUB23-like — translation MDFPLHFRCPISMELMKDPVTISTGVTYERKHIEKWFYTYKKKTCPATMQPIHSFDMTPNHTLKRLILAWQNGKSQSNSNTSPIFSIKHDELVSLLNTIESSPFKVSSLKKLKSIVELGDHDVNDDFRKCGGVEVLVRIIQQILIESSDFVTFRACEEALSLLIKLPIVLEEEETIKILLQPGCMKSMAIMLQRGSAEARFCTVSIFQRITKSDCQWSNVIEDQGIEFFKSLMEIVSDEICCKASSYALQVLIDILEKSKKSRLKAIEAGAMCTLIEILPDSSKSKSEKTMYLIKLLSECADGRMGFIEHGLGIAAITKKMLNISNIGTKIGVKILSLICNSHPTDKVLEDMLMYGSVKKLVALLHIGGSSTTKERVLKIFKLHGDKWKKNPCFPYELKNYLGLGSDSL, via the coding sequence ATGGATTTCCCTCTACATTTTAGATGTCCCATCTCCATGGAGCTCATGAAAGATCCTGTTACAATATCCACTGGTGTGACATATGAGAGAAAACACATAGAAAAATGGTTCTACACTTACAAGAAAAAAACTTGTCCTGCCACAATGCAACCTATTCATAGCTTTGACATGACTCCGAATCATACCCTGAAGAGACTCATTCTTGCTTGGCAAAATGGCAAGTCTCAATCAAATTCAAACACATCCCCTATATTTTCTATCAAACACGATGAGCTCGTATCGTTGCTCAACACGATAGAGTCAAGCCCCTTTAAGGTGAGTTCCTTGAAGAAACTCAAGTCAATTGTTGAACTAGGTGATCATGATGTGAATGATGATTTTAGAAAATGTGGTGGGGTTGAGGTTCTTGTTAGGATCATTCAACAAATTTTAATTGAAAGCTCAGATTTCGTTACATTTAGAGCATGTGAAGAGGCTCTTAGTCTTTTGATCAAATTGCCAATTGTACTAGAAGAGGAGGAGACAATCAAGATTTTGTTGCAGCCAGGGTGCATGAAGTCCATGGCCATAATGCTTCAAAGGGGTAGTGCTGAGGCAAGATTTTGCACCGTTTCGATATTCCAAAGGATCACAAAATCAGATTGCCAATGGAGTAATGTAATTGAAGATCAAGGGATTGAATTCTTCAAGTCCTTGATGGAGATTGTATCTGATGAAATTTGTTGCAAGGCAAGTTCTTATGCATTACAAGTCTTGATAGACATACTCGAAAAATCGAAAAAATCAAGATTGAAAGCTATTGAGGCTGGAGCTATGTGCACACTCATTGAGATTCTTCCTGATTCAAGCAAATCAAAAAGTGAAAAAACAATGTACTTGATCAAGTTATTGTCTGAATGTGCTGATGGAAGAATGGGGTTCATAGAACATGGGCTAGGAATTGCAGCCATAACCAAGAAAATGTTGAATATTTCAAATATTGGCACAAAAATTGGGGTGAAAATTCTTTCATTGATTTGCAATTCTCACCCCACGGATAAAGTTTTGGAGGACATGCTGATGTATGGATCAGTAAAAAAGTTGGTGGCTTTGTTACACATTGGTGGATCGTCAACAACAAAGGAAAGAGTTCTCAAGATTTTTAAGTTGCATGGTGATAAGTGGAAAAAAAACCCCTGTTTCCCATATGAGCTTAAGAATTATTTGGGGTTGGGAAGTGATTCTTTGTAA